In Deinococcus misasensis DSM 22328, the genomic stretch GGCAGAAGAAAAATCCCAGAGTTTTGCTCTGGGATTTTTCTTTTCTGTGGGACTTTGCTTTTAAAGTGAACGGTTCCGGTACCGTGCAGCCAGTTCCTGCACCAGTTCGGCCAGAGGCACCCCTTTGCGTTCCCCTTTGTGGCGTTCACGCACGCTGAGTTCCTGCTTTTCGGCTTCCTGATCGCCGACGATCAGGACGAAAGGCACTTTGCGGAGTTCAGCGTTGCGGATTTTGGCGTTCATGCGTTCGCCACCATCGTCCACTTTGGCACGCAGGTCGTGCTTGCGGAGTTCGGCCTCCACTTGCTGGGCGTATTCCAGATGGCGGTCTGCGATGGGGACCACGCGCACTTGCTCTGGAGCAAGCCAGAAGGGGAAATCTCCGGCGCAGTTCTCGATCAGGAAGGCGGTCATGCGCTCCATCGTGGAGATGATGCCACGGTGGATCATCACCGGTCTGGAACGGCCCGATTCTTCGTTGACGTATTCCAGTTCGAATTTCTGGGGCAGCAGGAAGTCCAGTTGCACCGTGGAAATGGTCTCGTCTTTGCCCAGAGCGCTCTTCACCTGCACGTCCAGTTTGGGACCGTAGAAGGCTGCGTCGCCGGGAGACTCGTAGTAATCCAGCCCCATGTCGTCGAGGGCCTGACGCAGTTGTGCTTCTGCGCTGTTCCACATTTCATCGTTCTGGAAGTATTTTTCGGTGTCCTCTGGGTCACGCAGGGAAAGGCGCCACTTGTACTCTTTGAAGCCCAGAATCTCGTACACACTCTGGACCAGTTCCACCACCTTTTTGAACTCGGCCTGAATCTGGTCGGGGCGCACAAAGATGTGGGCATCGTTCAGGGTCATGGAACGCACGCGGCTCAGGCCCGTGAGTTCTCCAGACTGCTCAAAGCGGTACATGGTGCCCAGTTCAGCAATCTTGATGGGAAGGTCCCGGTAAGAACGCTGGGTGTGCTTGTACACCTGAATGTGGTGGGGGCAGTTCATCGGGCGCAAGACCAGTTCTTCCTGATCGATCTTCATGACCGGGAACATGTCTTCCTTGTAGTGGTCCCAGTGCCCCGAGATCTTGTAAAGCTCCGTTTTCGCCATCTGGGGCGTATAAACGTGCTCGTACCCTTGACGGAGTTCCAGATCCACAATGAAACGTTCCAGTTCACGGCGGATGGTGGCCCCATTGGGCAGCCAGAGGGGAAGACCGGGTCCGATCACTTCACTGGTGAAGAACAGGTCCAGATCCTTGCCAATTTTGCGGTGGTCGCGGCGTTTGGCCTCTTCCAGCATGTGCAGGTAGTTGTCCAATTCCTGCTTGGTGGCGAAGGCGACCCCGTAAATGCGCTGCATCATGGGGTTTTTCTCACTGCCACGCCAGTAAGCTCCACTGGTGGACATCAGCTTGAAGTGACGGGGAATCACACCCGTTCTGGGCACGTGAGGACCCCGGCACAGATCCGTGAAGCCGTCCTGCACATAAAAGGTCAGGACTTCATCTTCAGGCAGGTCCTGAATGAGCTCCACCTTGTAAGGGTCATACCCAAACTCTTCCAGAGCCTCAGAACGGGACACCTCTTTGCGTGACAGTTTCAGGTCACGGGTGATGATGTCGTTCATGATTTTTTCGATCTCTGGCAGGTCTTCGGCCCTCAGGGGCTCGGGGAGGTCGTAGTCGTAGTAAAAGCCATTGTCAATGGCCGGACCGACACCCATTTTGATGCTTTTGGCATCGTGGCCTCTGGCCCCATAAAACTCGCGGACGGCCTGTGCCATCACGTGGGCCAAGGTGTGGCGGAAGAATTGGGGGACTTCTTCAATGCTTTTTTTGGTGACGATGCTGACTTCTGCACCATCTGGCAGGGGAGAAAGCAGGTCTTTCAGTTCGCCCTGAACCTTGACGGCCACAGCGTCCTGAGCCAGCCTCGGGCCAATTGCGGAAGCCACATCTAAGCCACTGGCCTGATGATCAAATTCCAGTTTTTTTCCATCGGGGAGCACAACGTGCATGGGTCACGACCTTTCACAAGTGGTGGACAGTTTCAGCAGTCCATTCTATAGGCTTCAAGAGCCAAAAGACGAGCATCTGTCTGGCCTCTTGGTACGCATATTCGGTTGTGGTGGGGGGAAATAAAAAGTAGACCGCCTAAGCGGTAGTGGTCGTGGTGGTCACGTTGCACAGGGATTTCAGTTGTGGGTGTGCAGGTGCCTTCATGGGAAAGAGTGTACCAGAGCAGTTGGGAAAATCAAAGGTGGAAAAAGCTTAGGGGCTTCGCCCGCCGAGGGCCAAGGGTTGAGTGCCGAGGGCAGAAGGCCTTGTAGGGCGAGGCGTGCCTTGCCCTTGGCAGAAGGCCAGAAGGCGGAAGGCAGAAAACCCGTTACCACCGTTGTAGGGGCGCAGCGTGCTGCGCCCGTTATTGTTGAACATGGTCCACTGATCACTGTCCACTGAAAACTGCTAAAACAATTTGAAATTTTGTACAGCAGGCTGGGCGCTCTGGTAAACCCCCCACATCACCCACCCGAGCAGCAGCACAGCCAGAAATGCACTCAGGAATTGCAGGTTCACAAAAGTGCTGGGTTTTTTCCCTCTGGACACCATCAAACTGAAAATCAAGACCAGAGCCCCTGCTGCAATGCCTGCATAGGGATGAAGCAAAAGGGCCTGTTGCAGGTTTGAACTCGGAGTGAGGTCTGCTTTTTCAATGAAACCCACCCATTTGGGCAGTTCGATGGTGTACCACCAGAGCACCGCTGCCCACACCAGAATGTTGCACAAAGTGCTGATCCAGACACGCAGGGTTGAAGAGCCTTTCGACTTTTCCATCCCTGTCAGTTTGCCACATTCTTTGATGCTGTGGTTGAGAAAGAGTAGGGGATTGCTCTGCGGTCTGGAGGAGACTGACAGCAAGCAGGGCACAGCACGCTGTCTTGTACAAAACAGGAGACCACATGTTGGTCTCCTTGTCCGCTGCGCCCCTACATACACATCCCTTGACCATTTTTTGTGCGTATGGCAGGATGCTCTCGGCTCTCGGCTCTCGGCTCTCGGCTCTCGGCNNNNNNNNNNNNNNNNNNNNNNNNNNNNNNNGGGCAAGGCACGCCTAGCCCCTACAAGGCTCTCGGCTTCAGGGCGACCCTTCACAACACCAGAACCCGCCACTCCTCATCCAGATACCCATCTGCAAGCTTTACTGCCTGCTTTTCATGGGCGAACACCTGAAACCCGAGGCTTTCGTACAGTTTCTGGGCTGCAATCTGGGTGTGGCTGACCCCGAGCTGGATTTGCTCGACAGTGCCGTAACTTCGGACCCGTTCGATCAGGGTTTCCATCAGTTTGCGGGCCACGCCCTGACCTCTGGCCTGTGGATGCACGTAAACGGCCACCACTTTGCCTTTGTGACGGATTTTGGGGTGGGTTTCCCTCAAGAAAGTGCACATGCCAATCAAGTTGCCATTCTGGAAAGCCCCCAGAGTGAATTTTCCTTCTGGTTCACTGGAAATCTGCCCCTGAATGGTTTCCAGTGGGACCTGTCGGTACTGGTCAGGATCGACCAGAAAGGCATGGGAATCATGGGTGAGGGCTTGCAGTCGAAGCCCACGGTAAATGGAGGCATCGTCAGGGGTCAAAACACGAATCTCAAACATGAAAATCCACCTCAAAGTACGGATGATCGGGGTGGGAATTTTCCACTCCGGTCCCCCCGAGTTTTTCGTAAAAGGGAATGGCCCCTTTGCTGGCATACCAGTAGAAGTAACGCACGGAACGTGCTCTGGCCCATTCTTTTGCAGCTTCCACCAGAGCTTTGCCTGCGCCTTGCCTGCGGAATTCAGGGAACACGAAGAGGTCGTGCATTTTGCATTCCCTGTGGGTGTCTCCACATCGAAAATCTGTGCCGTAATCCTGCCCTGCTGCATACCCGATCATTTTGCCATCCTGTTCGGCACCCAGCAGAAACCAGTCTTCCCTGAAGCAGAAGGTTTGAAAGCGCTCCTGCACCTGTTCTTTTGAATCGATGTGTTTTGAATCTTCAAACATGGGCCAGAGGGCTTCAAAATCATTGGGCTTCAATTTTCTGACAGTGACCATGCAAAAAGAGTAGACGGATGCAGCAAGTGCCACATCCGCCATTTTGTCAGTTGTTCAGGGTTGGACTTTACTGCAAGCCGACACGGGCAAGGTAGGTGTCCAGTTTTTCTCTGGAGAACCGGCTCATGGATTCGGCGACCCCGTTGTATTCAAGGGTGGGAACGCTGCGTTTTCCGCCATTGACCTGCATGACGTACTCGGCGGCACCTTCCACCTGCTCGATGTTGATTTCTTCGTAGGGGATGCCCTTTTTTTGCAGGACGGATTTGGTGACGTGGCAATCGGGGCACCAGGACGTGGTGTACATCTTGATCATTTCGAACCTCCAAACAGGCGGGCGAGCACACTCAGCACCACACTGATCAAAATCATACTGGTGATGGGAAAAAACACCGTTACGTTGTCACCTTTGTGGCGGATGTCTCCCGGCAGGTGACCAAACCAGCTTAAGGCTTTGGGAAAGTACACCCAGAGCACCCCGATTCCCACCAGAACCAGACCGATCACAATCAGTGTTTTGCCCACTCAGGCCTCCTGCAAAGTTTGAACCACAGCTTCTGCCTCATCGAGCCACTTCAGGTAAAGCTCTTCGAGACCCATTCCAAATTTGAGGGTCAGGTACTGAAGTGCTGTGGCCCTCTGATGTTGTGGGTCCAGAGGTTGTTTGAGTCCCTTCTCAAAGTGGTCCCTGATCATAAGGTACTCCCTCAGTCGGGCGCAGTGCTGTTGTTTCTGATACCGAACCTGTTTGAGGATGTCTTCATTGCTCAGGCCATTTGAGAAATAGAGTTGCATCAAGAAAGGTTCTTTCTGGATGGGCAATTCTTGAGGTTCCTTCAGCCATTGCAGCAGGGTGCTCTGGCCTGTGGGGGTGATGTGGTAGATCTTGCGGTTGGGTTTGCCTTCCTGCACCTGCGTCTCGCTGGTGATGTGCCCCTCTTGCTGAAGTTTCTCAAGGGTGCGGTAAATCTGGGCCTGATCGGCACTCCAGAAGTATTTCACGCTTTTGTCGAAACAGCGGGTTTTCAGATCGTAGCCGGTCATGGGTTCGAAGCTCAGGAATCCAAGAATTGCGTGTTGCAGTGCCATACATCTCCTTGACAGGGGACAGCTTAACCCGTAATCTGATTTCATCATATATATGATTAATCATATATATGATTGCGAGGAGACGCCATGATTCACACCGACCGGATCACCACCGAACTGAAAGAACCCATCACCGTTTTTTTGATTGGCATGCGGGTCAACAAACTGCTGCCACCTGCCAAATGGCTGAAAGTGGCTCTGGCAATGCCCCCCATGATCAAAACCCTGATGGAGAACCCAGAGAAAGGCATGCTGCACGCTGAAAGCTTTGTGCGGTTTGGCCCCCTGACCACCATCATGGTCACCTATTGGAAAAGCCCCGAGCACCTTGAAGCCTTTGCACGCAATCCACAAGATCCCCATTTCAAAGCGTGGCAGGACTTCTACAAACTGGTGGGCACCGATGGCAGTGTGGGCATCTGGCATGAAACCTACACCCTCGAACCCGAACAGGCGGAATGCGTCTACGTGAACATGCCTATGTTTGGACTGCTCGGGGCCACCAAAAATCCACTGCCTGCCAAAGGCCACCGCAGCACTTTCCGCAAGCGCTTGAAGGTCACCGAAGGGGTCTCGGGATGAGGGCTTGCAAAATGGTGGATTTGCATGTACCATACTTAACGCTTGGCGTTGTAGCTCAGCTGGTTAGAGCGAACGACTCATAATCGTTAGGTCCGCGGTTCAAGTCCGCGCAACGCCACCAAGCAATAAACCCTGTTCAAGACAGGGTT encodes the following:
- a CDS encoding glutaredoxin family protein; this encodes MIKMYTTSWCPDCHVTKSVLQKKGIPYEEINIEQVEGAAEYVMQVNGGKRSVPTLEYNGVAESMSRFSREKLDTYLARVGLQ
- a CDS encoding PadR family transcriptional regulator, producing the protein MALQHAILGFLSFEPMTGYDLKTRCFDKSVKYFWSADQAQIYRTLEKLQQEGHITSETQVQEGKPNRKIYHITPTGQSTLLQWLKEPQELPIQKEPFLMQLYFSNGLSNEDILKQVRYQKQQHCARLREYLMIRDHFEKGLKQPLDPQHQRATALQYLTLKFGMGLEELYLKWLDEAEAVVQTLQEA
- a CDS encoding DUF4188 domain-containing protein, with translation MIHTDRITTELKEPITVFLIGMRVNKLLPPAKWLKVALAMPPMIKTLMENPEKGMLHAESFVRFGPLTTIMVTYWKSPEHLEAFARNPQDPHFKAWQDFYKLVGTDGSVGIWHETYTLEPEQAECVYVNMPMFGLLGATKNPLPAKGHRSTFRKRLKVTEGVSG
- a CDS encoding DUF2905 domain-containing protein, whose product is MGKTLIVIGLVLVGIGVLWVYFPKALSWFGHLPGDIRHKGDNVTVFFPITSMILISVVLSVLARLFGGSK
- a CDS encoding GNAT family N-acetyltransferase, producing the protein MVTVRKLKPNDFEALWPMFEDSKHIDSKEQVQERFQTFCFREDWFLLGAEQDGKMIGYAAGQDYGTDFRCGDTHRECKMHDLFVFPEFRRQGAGKALVEAAKEWARARSVRYFYWYASKGAIPFYEKLGGTGVENSHPDHPYFEVDFHV
- the thrS gene encoding threonine--tRNA ligase, coding for MHVVLPDGKKLEFDHQASGLDVASAIGPRLAQDAVAVKVQGELKDLLSPLPDGAEVSIVTKKSIEEVPQFFRHTLAHVMAQAVREFYGARGHDAKSIKMGVGPAIDNGFYYDYDLPEPLRAEDLPEIEKIMNDIITRDLKLSRKEVSRSEALEEFGYDPYKVELIQDLPEDEVLTFYVQDGFTDLCRGPHVPRTGVIPRHFKLMSTSGAYWRGSEKNPMMQRIYGVAFATKQELDNYLHMLEEAKRRDHRKIGKDLDLFFTSEVIGPGLPLWLPNGATIRRELERFIVDLELRQGYEHVYTPQMAKTELYKISGHWDHYKEDMFPVMKIDQEELVLRPMNCPHHIQVYKHTQRSYRDLPIKIAELGTMYRFEQSGELTGLSRVRSMTLNDAHIFVRPDQIQAEFKKVVELVQSVYEILGFKEYKWRLSLRDPEDTEKYFQNDEMWNSAEAQLRQALDDMGLDYYESPGDAAFYGPKLDVQVKSALGKDETISTVQLDFLLPQKFELEYVNEESGRSRPVMIHRGIISTMERMTAFLIENCAGDFPFWLAPEQVRVVPIADRHLEYAQQVEAELRKHDLRAKVDDGGERMNAKIRNAELRKVPFVLIVGDQEAEKQELSVRERHKGERKGVPLAELVQELAARYRNRSL
- a CDS encoding GNAT family N-acetyltransferase; amino-acid sequence: MFEIRVLTPDDASIYRGLRLQALTHDSHAFLVDPDQYRQVPLETIQGQISSEPEGKFTLGAFQNGNLIGMCTFLRETHPKIRHKGKVVAVYVHPQARGQGVARKLMETLIERVRSYGTVEQIQLGVSHTQIAAQKLYESLGFQVFAHEKQAVKLADGYLDEEWRVLVL